From the Chloroflexota bacterium genome, the window CGCGGGCGCTGAACCCCGGTCAGCAGATCGTCAAGATCGTCAACGAAGAGTTGATCGCCACACTGGGCGAACCCGCTCCGCTCGATCTACGCGGCCCCAAGCCGCGCACGATCATGCTGGTTGGCTTGCAGGGCGCGGGCAAAACCACTGCCGCGGGAAAACTGGCGCGTATTTTACGCGGTCAGGGTGAGCGTGTGTTAATGGTGGCTGGCGATCCGTATCGCCCTGCAGCCGTGCAGCAGTTGCAAACTCTCGGCGAACGCCTGGGGATCGAAGTTTTTGCCCAGCCCAATGTAGCCCCGCCCGAACTTGCCAAACGCGCCCATGATAAGGCGCAAAAAGGCGGTTTTGGTGTGGTCATTCTGGACACGGCCGGTCGCTCACAATTGGATGACACCTTGATGACCGAACTTCAGGCAATCACCGAGAAGGTGGAATTGACCGAAGTGCTGCTGGTTGTGGATGCCATGATCGGTCAGGAAGCGGTCAACATTGCCCAGGGTTTTCGAGAAGCGGTTCCGCTCTCGGGGTTGATTCTCACCAAGATGGATGGCGATGCCCGCGGGGGCGCGGCGATCTCGATTCGCTCGGTCACCGGTGTGCCGATCAAATTTTTGGGTGTGGGCGAAGGACTGGATGCGCTTGAAGTTTACGACCCATCGCGCTTATCTTCGCGTATCTTGGGGATGGGTGATGTCATCGGGCTGATCGAAAAAGCCGAGGCGGCCTTTG encodes:
- the ffh gene encoding signal recognition particle protein, coding for MFENLTGRLNEVFDKLRRRGKLSERDVDDAMREVRLALLEADVHYKVAKEFIARVRERAVGHEVSRALNPGQQIVKIVNEELIATLGEPAPLDLRGPKPRTIMLVGLQGAGKTTAAGKLARILRGQGERVLMVAGDPYRPAAVQQLQTLGERLGIEVFAQPNVAPPELAKRAHDKAQKGGFGVVILDTAGRSQLDDTLMTELQAITEKVELTEVLLVVDAMIGQEAVNIAQGFREAVPLSGLILTKMDGDARGGAAISIRSVTGVPIKFLGVGEGLDALEVYDPSRLSSRILGMGDVIGLIEKAEAAFDTDTAEAQAKKLMSGEFTLEDFGDQLKQVRKMGPIGQLLDMFPGSMGQMAKSVDPQDAEQQLKRTEAILSSMTVVERRKPKLLNASRKRRIALGSGTQVQDVNQLLKQYREAQRMMKTLRKSGMRGLSGLFG